The nucleotide window AGAGGGTGTGGTTTCTGCTGGGTGGCCCTGCTGCCCATCACTTGGCCTGAGACAGCCGGCAGCTGTGGGACCTCCTGCAGTTCCTACTTTGTCCATTAGATGGCACAAGATGCCTTTGGCTGGGTCCATTGATCCAAGACACCAAGGGCACACATGGGGTCTTTTTCCCACCTGCAACCAGCAAGCAgagatcttaatttttttttttttttttggttgtgccacgCGGCtcgtggaatcttagttccccagccagggatggaacccaggcccttggcagtgaaagcacggagtcctgcagagtcctaaccactggactgccagggaattccctgcaagCAGAGATCTTCACAGAAGATTCTTATCCCCTTCCCAGACTGGGAACCAGACACAGAGAGGAAGAGCACCTGCTCGAGGCCACACAACAAGTTTAGCCCCTGCCACAGGCTGCTTTTCTGTGGTGTGGAACGGGCTGCCCCCACATCCTGTTCCAGTAGACCCAGGCCTCCCCTGCAGTCACAGCTGGGGGCTGGCTGAGCTTAGATCCCCAGGGTGAGCTGGCAGGTTGAGGAGTTGTTGGGCCTCCCACCCACAGCTGGTGGCCACATGCTGGTTGAGGGTCTGTCTGGCTCAATCTCTAGCCAGACATTGGCCCCCAGCCCGGGCTACTAGGCTGAAACATCTCCCCAGGGAGATGGACGCAGAGGGGCTCCACCCCTCCAAGGGCCTAAGGTATGATCATCATCATGGCAGCTGCTGCACAAGCACCCCTCACCAGTTTATAGAGCCTGTTACACCTAAGGTGGCTGGTCCCTGGCTCTGGAAGGAggagactgagacccagagagggaaaggccTTGGCCAAGTTTCTTCAGGGAATCCAGAGGCAAGGTGGCCTCCCTGAGTAGCACTTTGCCCAATCCCAGGTCAAGAGGCATGTATATTTTGAGGGGAGATGGGGACAGGGAGACAGGGTCCCAGGTCCCTGGGTCCTTCTCATGCTGATTCAGAGACTGAGCTGTTTCTCTTTCAGGAATGAGATAGGAAGGGAGGTGGAGTCCCAGTACCCTCAGGAGCCTGAGAAGCAAGAGAGGGTCCCAGGAAGGGGCAGGACTGAGCAAGACCTGTTCTCaggctgctgtgtggcctgggccaCGTCCTTCATTCTCTGATGCTCCCAAGTTTCCTGACCACCATCTGAGGACCTGGGCTGGTAACTTGCAGGAGTTTCTAGAATCCTGGGAGTACCAGGATTCTTGCTCAAGGTGGAAATCTTAGCACCCAAGGCCTCAGATTCTGAGTGTAGGGGTCTGGAATGGGGTGGGGTGGCAGCTGTGGAGGGTGGAGACAGGGGCTGCTGTTGAGGGGGGGGAGGTCTCCCCACTTGCCCTACTCAACCCCTCAGCTCCATCTCCCGCCTTGTGCCTCTTCTGTGACTCTCCTGTCCCCTGGATCAGAGCTCAGAGCAGAGGGAGTTGGGGCATGAGCACCCACCCTTCACCCTTGGGAAGAACCCACCACTTCCCTGGTGACGCTCTGGGCCCTGAGGCTCAGTGAGGACTAGAGACTGAGGGAAGCAGGGCAATAAGGGCTTCTCTGGCACAGGGTGAATCCTGTTCCCTGCCCCAGTGGGCTGGGATGGGGCCTGGAGGCCAGACACGGACAGGCCTGAACAGCCGGCAGCCGTGGGACCTCCTGCAGTTCCTACTTTGTCCATTAGATGGCACAAGATGCCTTTGGCTGGGCCCATTGATCCAAGACACCAAGGGTGGAGAAGTCTGGGCATTCATCTATTGCCAATTGCAGATCTGTGAAGTGTGGCCAGACCTCAAGCCCCCCATCCAGCCCCTTGGGCTGGAATGACTCCCCCCAGGCAATCGGGCCCTGCCTGGGGAACTGGGGAGCCTGACCAAGACTTCAGGGGGCTGGGCCCTTGGTGTCAGGGACCAGGGCCCAGAATCAGTCTGTAGGGGTCTCTTTCATGGGCACCAGAGGGGCAAGGAGCAAAAGAGAGCCCAGCTAGACCCCCCTACCCAGCCCATCAACCTCTGATTTCCCTTCCAAGCTATTTCCCCCCTTGACATTTTGCTAGAGCTTAGGGACTTGGGTTTGTGGACATTTCTGTATAAACCACCCACAGCGCAGCTGGGAAGGAGTCTCCCAAAATGGGGAACTAGCTATTCTGACACAGAGGCATCAGCTGGGCCAGCCGAGGTGGAATGAGAGGCTGCAGGTAGATGGCAGGGCActtgctccctccctcttcctccccgcCTTCCTGGCCTGGGACGGGGTGGAGCTGTTGCCTTATAAGTGGCAGGCCTGGCGGCAACGGAGCAAACTACAACCAGCAGCAGCGGCAGTGGCAGGACCCAGGGCAGCTCTACAAGCAGCTTGGTGCCCCAGTTCCCCAGCATGGCCCCCTCAGCCTGGGCCATCTGCTGCCTCCTGTGGGGCCTCCTGCTCCGCGGTGGCAGCCTCAGCCCTGGCCCCAGCGTGCCCCGCCTGCGGCTCTCCTACCGAGGTAGGGCAGTGCGTaccctgtttgtgtgtgtgtccctgggaGCCCCAGACCCTGCCATACCCCAGCTATGGGACCCCAGCCAGCCCAGGGCAGTCTGTTCTGACAGCAGGAGGGATGCATTCACTCCCAGCACAGGCTGTGGGAAGGACTTTACAGTCACTCCCTGGCATGTGCTCCCCGCTGGCCGCCAGAGGCAGGAGCCTGGGagaaaggcagggggagggggacaggtcCTGGAAGACATGgccagggtggaggtgggagagacagagacacactgGAGGAGAAACTGAGGGGACTgctgagaaaaggagagagacctcagcagagatgggcagagagagatggggagggggcagagagggcAGGTCTGGAGCATCTGTCTGCTCTCAGCTGGGCCCCTTGCCCAGGGCAGACAGTGGAGAAGAGGGCAGCATCCTGTCCCTCTCGTCTGCCCTGAAGTGGGGTCCCTCACCCTATGCCCCAGCCCTGTTCCCCCTCCTGCCTCTTGCAGCCCACTTTGCAATGCTGgcctttcctcttcccctccatcCACGAGGCTCTTTGTAGCCTCCCTTCTTTGCCCATCCTGGCCCAGGAGGTTCCTCTGCAGATCTAACCTGATATGTTGTGCTGCAGCTGGCACAGGCCTCTTCTGAATCAGATGAGACAAAGGCTCTCCACAGATTCTTCTTCCTGGGGAAACCAGAGGGGTGATCACCTTCCCCCAGGAACCCCAGTCCAAGGAGGGAGACCCAGGCCTTCTCTGGAGAGTCGGAGGCAGGAGACATGGCTCCACTCTGGAGAGTCTGAAGGGAGtcatggcggggggtgggggggctggcgGTTGTGGAATGTGGTCCTGCCCTGGGGCTGTGGCTTTGGGCTAAGTCTGGCTACAAGAAAAGGTTCAAATAGGTCAAATCTCCAAAGTACTGTCAGGCATGGAGGGCTTCCTTCAAGAGGCTGTTAATGAGTTTGGGGATAGAGTGAGTGTTTGGGGATAGAGAGGATGACCTTTTGGGCTTGGATACCTCACCTTCCCAGTGGTAGCCATCGCCCCTTCCCACCACATCCTGCTGCTCTGCCCTTGCCCACCCATCATCTCCAGCTACCTAGCTGGACCCCAAGGACCTACTTCAGAATCCCCACCTCCTGGGGTCACCATAGCCAGAGAGCCACTCCCATCCCTGGGGCCTGGTGGGCAGCGTCTATGGAAGAGAAAACCCTCTTTAGCCATATCACTGGACCAGAGCCTAGAGATCCACCTGGCCATACCTGGCCTCTCCCACACCCAGGCCTTAGCCAGGTGCTCCCTCTGATGGAACGCTCTCCCCTGTCCATCTGCTTGTCCCACTGAGTCAGCCTTGCACGCTTCTCAGACCACCCACCCTTCCTCCAGGCTCTCCCAGTACTTCACCCAGCTTGCTGCCATAAGTTCTGCCAGTGGGGCCATCTTCCCTAGGGACTGGGTAGAGCACAGATGGGCCAGGGGGAAGGAGATGTTAACTGAATACCAGGGGGCCACGGAGTGAAGGTGTAGGGGGCAGGCCCCTGGGTAGTCTGGGCTGGGTGAGGGGCTCAGCGCTCCctgtcccacccacccccaggagTCATTTCCCTGACTCCAGCACCCCTTGCATGGAAACATTTTCCAGATGTGAGTGGGGGCGGGGATGGTGAATGCACAGCTGGGACACTCCACCTCCACAGATTGGCTAGAGAAGTGGGCTGAGCAGCAGGCCctgaccccctccctccctccctcctagaCCTCCTTTCTGCCAACCGCTCTGCCGTCTTTCTGGGTCCCCGGGGCTCCCTGGACCTTCGGGCCCTCTACCTGGACGAGTACCGGGACCGCCTGTTTCTGGGCGGCCGCGATGCCATCTACTCACTGCGGCTGGaccaggcatggctggatccccGGGAGGTGAGCTGGACTGACTGGGAAGCGGCTCTGTCTGAGAGCTGGGCAACTCCAGATGGGAGGCCAGCTGGGTCAACTGAGGCTATGAGGTCAGGGGTCATACAGGCTGTGTTTCAGGTGCTGTGGCCACCGCAGCCCGGACAAAGGGAGGAGTGTGTTCGCAAGGGAAGAGATCCTTCGGTGAGTGATGTCGGGAGTGACTGCCCCCCACCATGACCAACACCCAGCCCCTGATCCCCAGGAGAGCCTGGGGCTGCTCCCCAGGTGCCTGTTCTGGGGCCACTTTAAGCAGATCTTGAAGGCTCCTGACGGTGCTGAAGAATCTACCCCCCCCCCGCCCTAGAtcatcctcccacccccctcctccccctagGTGGAGTGTGCCAACTTTGTGCGGGTGCTGCAGCCCCACAACCGGACCCACCTGCTGGCGTGTGGCACTGGTGCCTTCCAGCCAACCTGCGCCCTCATTGCCGTTGGGCATCGTGGAGAGGTGAGCCGGCGCGGCCCCGCAAGGGACTGGGAAGCAGTGACATTTCCTCCCTGTTGTCTGAACGCTCCCCATTGAGCCTGGGTCAGGGCAGAGGGGTCAGAGCCTGAAAGGCACCTTTGTGCCAGGGAGCTGACCCTGCCGGCAAGGTCCTGAATGAGGGCGCCTTCCGCCCACCCCCACTCTCCAGCCGCAAGCGATGGGCAGCAGCCGGGTTGGGGCTGGCTCTGCTTTCCTAGGTGacgcctcttctccctccctccctccctctctccagcatGTGCTCCGTCTGGAGCCCCGCAGTGTGGAAAGTGGGCGGGGGAGGTGCCCACACGAGCCCAGCCGTCCCTTCGCCAGCACCTTTGTAGGTGGGTGATGCCCAGGTCAGGGCGGGCATGACAAGGGTGGGAGCCGGCCAATGTCACTGGGATGAGATGGGGTCTGGGTACAGGGCCTGGCCCTCCTCCCCTGACCCTACCCTCACCCTAGGAGGGGAGCTGTACACGGGCCTCAATGCCGACTTCCTGGGGCGTGAAGCCATGATCTTCCGGAGTGGGGGTCCCCGACCGGCCTTGCGTTCTGACTCTGACCAGAACCTCCTGCACGGTGAGCCCAGGGGTCTGCTGAGGGCAAGGCTGGCTGGGGTCTGCCCCTGGCACtggcagggaggtgggagagctgacgCTGGAGTGGGGACCAGAGGGGCAGCCCATCCCCACGCACTGCCTGGGACTCCGGCCTCCAGTGGGGTCCCTGCACCTCTTCCCCTCCTCACTGGCTCACCCCCCACCCTGTTCCTCCTCTGTGAGGTCCCCACCAGCTTCACCGTGTTAACTCACAGAGCCCAGGTTTGTGATGGCCACCCGGATCCCTGACAACTCCGACCAGGACGATGACAAGGTGTACTTCTTCTTCTCGGAGACAGTCCCTTCACCTGATGGAGGCCCGGGCCGTGTCACTGTCAGCCGCGTGGGCCGCGTCTGTGTGGTGAGAGCTGTGGCAGGGACAGTGAGGTTCACATCCTGGCCGTATGTGCCTTCCCAGACCTGTCCCAAACTGCAGCAGTAGGCAAACTGAGGCGAGGGTGTAGAGCCGACATCCATGCCTCCCCCACAAGGGTGAGGGTGGAGGAACAGAAGGAGGGGCCTGTCCTTGGGACACAAGGCTGACTGGTCCCCACTCCCCAGAATGACGCAGGCGGCCAGCGGGTGCTGGTGAGCAAATGGAGCACCTTCCTCAAGGCCAGGCTGCTCTGCTCCGTGCCTGGCCCTGGAGGTGCCGAGACCCACTTTGACCAGCTGGGTAAGGGCATGGCCAGGACAGCCTgggtgagggctggggagggctcAGAGCCAGTGAGTGGCGGGCATTGGTCGTGGCCTTCTGTCTTCAGAGGACGTGTTCCTGCTGTGGCCCAATTCAGGGAAGAGCCTGGAGGTGTACGCTCTGTTCAGCACAGTCAGGTGGGCACacggcctcccctcccctccaccccggcCCCGTCTCTGCACTGCAGCCTCCCCTGTTGAACCCCTGCCTTCACGTCCGGCCTCGCCATGGGTCCCCGTCTCTGTCCCTGACTCGGTGACTCCGTGGCTGTACTCTCTGCCTGGGGGTCCTCGTTTTCTGGTCTCTGCTGACTGCAGGCACCATCATCCTCTGTCCTACCTATGGAACCAGGCTGCCCCCTTCCCGCCTCTGACAGCCTCCCTGGCCTGACTGTCCCTGTCCGCCCTTGGCAGTGCTGTGTTCCAGGGCTATGCCGTCTGCGTGTACCACATGGCTGATATCTGGGAGGTCTTCAAGGGGCCCTTTGCCCACCAAGATGGTCCCCAGCACCAGTGGGGGGCCTATGCGGGCAAGGTACCCTTTCCCCGTCCTGGTGTGGTAAGTATCTGCCTGGGACCAGGGCAGGGAAGAGGGCTGAGTAGATGCCAGGAGGGGCTCTGCCTGAGGACAGGCCTGTGTCTGCATGCAGCCCCAAGGCAGCGGCTGAGCTGGGGCTCCAGAGCAGCTGGGCTGGGTGGGGTGAGGATGGGAGCAGAGCCCAGACCACACTAAGGAGTCTCTCCTACAGCATGAAGGGTCCACAAGCGGTCCCTCTGAGGTTGGCGTGCCCAGCCAGTGGAGCCTAGAAACAGACTGGGGTGGGGAATGTGACATCACAGGAAGCTTCAGGCACTCCCTTTGCTGCTGCCCACAGTGCCCCAGCAAGATGACCGCACAGCCAGGACGACCCTTTGGCAGCACCAAGGACTACCCGGATGAGGTGCTGCAGTTTGCCCGAGCCCACCCACTTATGTTCCGGCCAGTGCGTCCTCGGCGGGGTCGCCCCGTCCTCGTCAAAACCCACCTGGCCCAGCAGCTGCGTCAGATCGTGGTGGACCGCGTGGAGGCAGAGGACGGGTCCTATGACGTCATCTTCCTGGGGACGGGTGGGTGGGCTGAGTGGGGTGGCCGGGCAGGGGAGGTGTGTGAGGACCTATgctgccccttcctctcccactgacacctcctcccctgccccagactCAGGCTCCGTGCTCAAGGTCATTGCCCTCCAGGTGGGGGACCCTGATGAACCTGAGGAGGTGGTTCTGGAGGAGCTCCAGGTGTTTAAGGTGAGTGGGGGCAACTGATGGGAAGGGTCCCCTCAAGCCCCGTCCCTGCGTCTAGGCCTGGCTACGAGAAAGCAGGAGCAAAGTACAGGAGGGAGATGGGCCTGCTGTACTGAACCTGCGGCCAGTGGGGAGTGAAAGTGATGACGCTCACTACTGCAGAGGCCTTGCCGATGCTTCAAAATGACTGCAGGGCCTGGAGACGCAGTCGTGAGCTGAGAGCTGGGGGGCCCAGTGAGGGATGGCCAAGGCGATCACCCCTTGACAAAGCCCTGCCAGGGGCTGCCAAGTTGCACTGAGGGGCAGCTGACACCCCAAGTCCCCAAGGGGTTCTGTTGACCCCTCTATAGAGTCAGACAGGGGATCATCTGTGTTTGGGGAACTGTTGTGCTTCCCCACATGGGATGGGTGATTTGGGACAGCTGCCTCATTGCTGGGGAACAGGACTGTGGGAGGGGACGCCAGAGCTTTGTGCTTGTAGCCAAGCCTTGGAGGCCAGCCAGGGAGAGAGGACCTTTCTAACGTAGGAGAGACTGTCTGGCCTTAGTTGCCAGGGAGTGCACTGACCTGGGAAAAAGATGGTTTCCACCCAGAGTCTGGAAGAGGCTGAAAACAGGGACGCAGGGGAGgtcttccttctttcccaggTGCCAACACCCatcactgagatggagatctccgtCAAAAGGGTAAGAGTAGCTGAcatctctccccactcctccttcctctccacctgTCTCCTGAAGTTTCCCTGAGCACTGCTGTTGTCTGATGGAAAGCTGAGTCACAGCAGGCCCTGGGGCTGCCTGATTAAGCCCTGCAATGAGGGTTGAAAGTTCAGCTGGGAGCTGAGATTCCCACGCATGAAACCAGTGGGAGTGGGAGGCCCAGAGTAAGTGAGCATGTGTTCAGATAAGGGGAGATCCACAAAGGCCGTTTCCTCAGGGGAGACAAAAACGTGCTTGAAAACAAGATGCAGATTTTAAATCAAATAGACTTTAGAGGCCTGCTGTGTGTCCTTTTGCAAGTGGCAAAATCTCCCCAAGTTCATCTGCCCCAGTTCATCTTTGGGTAAATCTCGACTTTTGTACTGGGATTGCTTAAAGCAGAGCTCACCTCCAAAGTCAGGGGCAAGACAGGATAAAGGCCATTGGGGTAGAGGGCAAAGGTCTGCTGCCGGGAGGGTCTGGAGAAGCCCCTTAGAGAAAAGACCCCAGGTGTGCCCCATTCCCTCCACGTCCTAACATAGGATCTGATGTAGATCAGGTGGGtgataaacattttttcttctggGAATGCACTCAGGAGGTTCTGGAAGACTCTTGCAAATGTCAGGGGTCTCAGGAAAGCCAAGGGAGCTGAGAGCCTAGCTGCTTgcaggcagagcacaggctcacctTGGGCTCTGCCTATGTTCCTCCCAGCAAATGCTGTATGTGGGCTCGAGGCTGGGCGTGGCCCGGCTGCAGCTGCACCAGTGTGAGACTTACGGCAGTGCCTGTGCAGAGTGCTGCCTGGCCCGGGACCCGTACTGTGCCTGGGATGGTGCCTCCTGTACCCGCTACCGGCCCGGCACCAGCAAGCGCCGGTTCCGCCGGCAGGACATCCGGCATGGCAACCCTGCCCTGCAGTGCCTGGGCCAGAGCCAGGAGGGTGAGTGGCAGCGGGCATGGGGGCGCCAGCTGGGCTCTCACAGGGCCCCCACTCACCCCTGTGGCCTGGGCTTGACCCCTGTGAAGTATGGCCTCAGGCCGTTCTTGTAGTAACAGGCAGTCCTCAGTTTCCCTATGTGGGCAGCTCCTGTCAGCATATAGGTTAGGGTCTTTGGGCAGAGTGAGCGGCTTAGGGATCAGTAGACACCTAGGTCCCTGTCGCATTCATGGGGGCTCCTGGACTGAGGGAGTCAGTGGGTGGTCCCAGGGGTCCTATAGTTCCTGAGCTGAGCCCACCTCCAAATCCTTCCAGAGGAGACTGCGGGACTCGTGGCGACCACCACAATCTACGGCACAGAGCACAACAGCACCTTCCTGGAGTGCCTGCCCAAGTCTCCCCAGGCCGCTGTGCGCTGGTTCTTACAGAGGCCAGGGAACGAGAGGCCTGACCAGGTGAGCAAGGACCCTGGCTCCAGCCTGCCTGTGTCCTGAGGTCATACCCCTCCATGAACTCTGGGGGGAACTTGCCAAGATCAACTTAAGAAAAGTATGTATTAAAGCCCCTGGGGTGCCTAGAAGGAGGTGCCCCTGTTCCTGCCATCTGGGAACACCCAGGCCAGATGTGGTAGAACTTCTCCAGTGACAGGGAGCCCACAAACTCCTGGGCACTGAGCTAGGCTCTGTCTGAGAGCTGGGTAGCAGAGatagaagagagggaaggggtcTAGGCTGGTCAGGAAGGCCTCCATGCTTACACATATGGCTCATCTTCGAAGGGGTCTCTTCCGCAGGGGTTCTTGGTCCTCCTCTGCCTTAGGCCTGGGCCCCTGATCACTGGCCCTTGCACACACACCTCTACCACACACAAACACTCACACACTGCCTGGCCCCACACGTCCTCCCTGGAGTCCAGCTGTCTGCCTAggccctctcctcccccatccaGAAAAGTCTGTCAAGCCCAGAGATGGCTTCAGTCTGGGGCCTGAGGCTGGgtgtgggtgggggcagggtgaaGAACCATTCACAAGCCACTCCCACGggtagggaagaggagggagtgggTTGATTACAGGAGGGGCTCTCCTTCCAGCTTGAGAACTGGAGGAGGCCAGCCTTGGGCCAGCTGTTGGGCTGGGCACTGAGAAGTCTCCCccagtggggaaggggcaggggagcgATGAGATGGAGTTACACAACACTCACCACCCAAGCAGTGCTGCCTCAAAGTACACATGTGCGGACTGAAGCCCAGACAGGGTCCAGGCCAGAGACAGGGCTGGATCGGAACCGTGTTCCACCTGTGATGGGGCTGTGGGCCCTGCACTGTGGGGGGAGTGGGCAATGCAGACCAAGACAgggagggctgtgtgtgtgtgtgtgtgtgtgtgtgtgtgtgtgtagaatggAGGGGAGCTCTCGTCCTTGGTCTGGGGGTATAGCCCCCCTGAGTAAAAGCCCATAAATACTCTTTAACACTCTGTTCCCTGGGAATATGTGCCAGGGCCCCCCAAGGCCAAGACAGGGGATCCAGAGCTCTGAGTAGGGGAGAAACCAGTCAGTCAAATCTTTGAGAAGGCCCTATCCTGGATTATGGGAAGGTGAGTCCCTGCCTGCAATTAGCTCACGGTCGAGGATGCTGAGCCAGCcaagctgctgggaaggggagaATGAGCCCTGAGATGGCAAATTTGGAAAAGCAGGGGCAGAGAAGCTGATGGTGCAGGCCCTGCTCCAGGCGCCCTCACgccctcccacacccccagcaGGTGAAGACAGATGAGCGCATCCTGCAAACGGAACAGGGGCTGCTGTTCCGCAGGCTCAACCGCCTGGATGCGGGCACCTACACCTGCATGACGTTGGAGCACGGCTTCTCCCAGGTGGTGGTCCGCCTGGCTCTGGAGGTGATCATGGCTGCACAGCTTGACACTCTGTTCCCCGGGGAGCCGAGGCCAGAGGAGCCTGCAGCCCAAGGAGGCCCGGCCTCCACCCCCTCCAAGGCCTGGTATAAGGACATCCTGCAGCTCATCGGCTTCGCCAACCTGCCCCGGGTGGATGAGTACTGCGAGCGTGTGTGGTGCCCCTCCCGCAGCCGAGGCCGCAGCAAACAGGCCAAGGGCAAGAGCTGGGTGGGGCTGGAACTAGGCAAGAAGGTAAAGAGCCGGGTGCAAGCTGAGCGTAATCGGACACCCCGGGAGGTGGAGGCCACATAGAAGAGTGAGGAGGAGGGCGTGGTCGGGATGGGCCAAGCGGCCAGCAGGagcccccagcctctcccacccacccagctAGGGCAGAGGGGGCCAACATGCCTGATTGCCTCTTAGAGATGGGAATCTCTGCCCCCAGACCCCTACCAGGCAACCCACAGGATAGGCTGGGGCCTGATGGAGGGCCTTATGTCCTGGGCCTGTTCCCTGCCACTCTCTGTGCTCTCAGTCCCAGGCTGGAGCCAGCACCCTCGGGCTGCTGGCAACTCCAGTGGGCCTGCTATTTGTTCTTGAACGAGGCCCCCAGAGCACATTTCCACTTGTGCCGGAGGCAAGAGGGCTGGGTGATTTTTACCCAGCCTGCAGaacaatggccattctgagtgaCCCTTAGACTGGGTGTGTGGGTGCAGCTGAGGAGGTGTCTGGGCAGGGGGCCCTCAGGCAGCTGAGGAGGGTGGAAGTTGCCTCTAAGCTAGTACCTGCTAAGAAGACCTACCCTGActgaggtggggagggaaagTGGAGGCGCTGAGAAGGTGGAACAGCAAGACCCCCTCACACTTTGTGCCCTGATATCTTGGTAGTTCCCTGCCACTCCACAACCCCTCTTCTGCATCTCAGAATCACAGAAGCATAGACTACTAGAGCTCCCTGGGACCTGGGGATGGTCTGGACCTCCCAGCCTGACATCCCTTCATCGGGTCGGGTCTCGGAGCAGCCAGGCCAGGTTTCCTGGGATGCCCACACCCCCTGATGGGattgcccctccccaccatcAGGGTCTCCATGTTGATGAGCAGGGAGGGGGTGAATTCTAGGAGAATGTTATCCCCCAACTCTGTGGACTAGAGATAGGGAGAGGGGAGCTGGGGAAGTGTGGGGTGTTTCGAGGAGTGGGCTCTCTTTCCCAGGGCAATGCAAGCTGACCCACAGCCTGGGAGGGTGGGGACGTGGCAGCTCTAGGAGCAAGCTGCAGCTGGTGGTCAGGACAAGGGGCAGGGCTTTGCCTGGGAGGCCACAGAAGACTGAGgcttttgagatggggagagggtgggagaccCTAGGACCGCCTATGGGACCCAGGGGCGGGCATTCTCAAGGACTCCAGAAGGCATCAATTAGCCCAGGAGCCAGATGTTTCCCACCCTGGGATCTTTGGTTTCTGCTAAATAAGGGTTTGTCACGGATGGTTCATTTAtgaagcctttttttcttttaagggaaaaaaaatgtaggggGAAGCTTCTAAGTCCTGCTGGTTCTTGGGGGGTGCTGCTGGCTCAGGTGGCCAGGACGCAATCTGTCTGGGCGTGTAGGGAGGTGTTTTTGCCATCAGCAGTAATGTGTTTCTTGGGCTGGGGagcatggaggaggaggaggaagaggactaAATGAAAAGTTGTTCCCAGCCTGCATGTGAACAAGTCAGTGACGCACAAAACCGACAGGAGGGAGACAAGAGCATCAGGTTTGAGATTCCCTCCATTAAAAACCAagatgaaggaaggaggaaaaaacagataaaaagcaAGACAGGGCTTCCTGCCCCACTGAACTCAAACCCAGACTCTGTCTGCCTTGGATTTTATCCGAGCCACCCCCGcactccttccccccacccccccagcccctaCCACCTCTAGAGAACTGGAGTCCGAAAAAGGCCCCTCTTCCCATCTTTGCACAGTGGGTGAACCAGAAGCACTGAGGTTAACCTGACAGCACTTTGGGAAGCCTCTGGCCTGGGGTAGCTGTGGCTGGGATGTCAGCACGTAAAAGCAGAGGAGGAGGACCGTggcggggaggaggagagagaggccatGGAAGAGGGTGGGGAGACAGCGCAGAGCCCCAGGAATGGGTGTCAGAGCTGCAGCCAGCTCTGCCCCTCTATCCCAGGCTCTGCACTGGCCGCTAGGCTGGGTCCCCTGGGGAAGTTACTCTGGAAAACAGAGGGAGAAGGAGTTAAAAATCCTGAACAAGGAACACCTGCGCTTGGAAAATTGTGGACAGCTTCTACTGGTCCataccccacccccgccccgcttcCACGGTACCGTGTGTTATTCACTCCTGGAAATGCTTCTATGTGTGAATTCTATTTTTGTATTCATATGTTGAGATGAGCCTTGTGGTTTCTCTGTCTTCAAAGCACGCTTCTCATAATTACTATTCTTTTTATCGTCACCACCCCTGAGAGCT belongs to Orcinus orca chromosome 10, mOrcOrc1.1, whole genome shotgun sequence and includes:
- the SEMA3G gene encoding semaphorin-3G isoform X1, which translates into the protein MAPSAWAICCLLWGLLLRGGSLSPGPSVPRLRLSYRDLLSANRSAVFLGPRGSLDLRALYLDEYRDRLFLGGRDAIYSLRLDQAWLDPREVLWPPQPGQREECVRKGRDPSVECANFVRVLQPHNRTHLLACGTGAFQPTCALIAVGHRGEHVLRLEPRSVESGRGRCPHEPSRPFASTFVGGELYTGLNADFLGREAMIFRSGGPRPALRSDSDQNLLHEPRFVMATRIPDNSDQDDDKVYFFFSETVPSPDGGPGRVTVSRVGRVCVNDAGGQRVLVSKWSTFLKARLLCSVPGPGGAETHFDQLEDVFLLWPNSGKSLEVYALFSTVSAVFQGYAVCVYHMADIWEVFKGPFAHQDGPQHQWGAYAGKVPFPRPGVCPSKMTAQPGRPFGSTKDYPDEVLQFARAHPLMFRPVRPRRGRPVLVKTHLAQQLRQIVVDRVEAEDGSYDVIFLGTDSGSVLKVIALQVGDPDEPEEVVLEELQVFKVPTPITEMEISVKRQMLYVGSRLGVARLQLHQCETYGSACAECCLARDPYCAWDGASCTRYRPGTSKRRFRRQDIRHGNPALQCLGQSQEEETAGLVATTTIYGTEHNSTFLECLPKSPQAAVRWFLQRPGNERPDQQVKTDERILQTEQGLLFRRLNRLDAGTYTCMTLEHGFSQVVVRLALEVIMAAQLDTLFPGEPRPEEPAAQGGPASTPSKAWYKDILQLIGFANLPRVDEYCERVWCPSRSRGRSKQAKGKSWVGLELGKKVKSRVQAERNRTPREVEAT
- the SEMA3G gene encoding semaphorin-3G isoform X3 gives rise to the protein MAGSPGGAVATAARTKGGVCSQGKRSFGGVCQLCAGAAAPQPDPPAGVWHWCLPANLRPHCRWASWRGGELYTGLNADFLGREAMIFRSGGPRPALRSDSDQNLLHEPRFVMATRIPDNSDQDDDKVYFFFSETVPSPDGGPGRVTVSRVGRVCVNDAGGQRVLVSKWSTFLKARLLCSVPGPGGAETHFDQLEDVFLLWPNSGKSLEVYALFSTVSAVFQGYAVCVYHMADIWEVFKGPFAHQDGPQHQWGAYAGKVPFPRPGVCPSKMTAQPGRPFGSTKDYPDEVLQFARAHPLMFRPVRPRRGRPVLVKTHLAQQLRQIVVDRVEAEDGSYDVIFLGTDSGSVLKVIALQVGDPDEPEEVVLEELQVFKVPTPITEMEISVKRQMLYVGSRLGVARLQLHQCETYGSACAECCLARDPYCAWDGASCTRYRPGTSKRRFRRQDIRHGNPALQCLGQSQEEETAGLVATTTIYGTEHNSTFLECLPKSPQAAVRWFLQRPGNERPDQQVKTDERILQTEQGLLFRRLNRLDAGTYTCMTLEHGFSQVVVRLALEVIMAAQLDTLFPGEPRPEEPAAQGGPASTPSKAWYKDILQLIGFANLPRVDEYCERVWCPSRSRGRSKQAKGKSWVGLELGKKVKSRVQAERNRTPREVEAT
- the SEMA3G gene encoding semaphorin-3G isoform X2 codes for the protein MAPSAWAICCLLWGLLLRGGSLSPGPSVPRLRLSYRDLLSANRSAVFLGPRGSLDLRALYLDEYRDRLFLGGRDAIYSLRLDQAWLDPREVLWPPQPGQREECVRKGRDPSVECANFVRVLQPHNRTHLLACGTGAFQPTCALIAVGHRGEHVLRLEPRSVESGRGRCPHEPSRPFASTFVGGELYTGLNADFLGREAMIFRSGGPRPALRSDSDQNLLHEPRFVMATRIPDNSDQDDDKVYFFFSETVPSPDGGPGRVTVSRVGRVCVNDAGGQRVLVSKWSTFLKARLLCSVPGPGGAETHFDQLEDVFLLWPNSGKSLEVYALFSTVSAVFQGYAVCVYHMADIWEVFKGPFAHQDGPQHQWGAYAGKVPFPRPGVCPSKMTAQPGRPFGSTKDYPDEVLQFARAHPLMFRPVRPRRGRPVLVKTHLAQQLRQIVVDRVEAEDGSYDVIFLGTDSGSVLKVIALQVGDPDEPEEVVLEELQVFKVPTPITEMEISVKRQMLYVGSRLGVARLQLHQCETYGSACAECCLARDPYCAWDGASCTRYRPGTSKRRFRRQDIRHGNPALQCLGQSQEEETAGLVATTTIYGTEHNSTFLECLPKSPQAAVRWFLQRPGNERPDQVKTDERILQTEQGLLFRRLNRLDAGTYTCMTLEHGFSQVVVRLALEVIMAAQLDTLFPGEPRPEEPAAQGGPASTPSKAWYKDILQLIGFANLPRVDEYCERVWCPSRSRGRSKQAKGKSWVGLELGKKVKSRVQAERNRTPREVEAT